From a region of the Mytilus galloprovincialis chromosome 3, xbMytGall1.hap1.1, whole genome shotgun sequence genome:
- the LOC143066557 gene encoding uncharacterized protein LOC143066557: MEHEIINLKDFEMEDFVTSIRKVDLENTVCTIHGKQKCFVFCKDCSQPACSKCLKETHKLHDYEALDEVYNDIICEMKKVMKEIQSKLQVLRNEKEKLQKILLDGDNNFQETRNIILQTEIKMKDDISKHTKDLLQELETKWKPSENLIKKELSAMKKNEEELETRKRNLSRTLQSHQVADIFSTNKTLDKSLPKCSVQKFKLNKTKFIPTNTTVNKGSQTIGNLYTVPDLKVIDTYESDVDNVTNILFCNDNTAFIGQYYSGKVQKVKFLNHNIEVEKEIQITVNDMAKTLGGEILLSCQDMNLKLYTKDGHLKKFKTFSPLKTLCVHMTKENKIIVGLSESDPVSLPASKDSTRKLLIMNQDGDLQHSIEHDKDNERLLNYPCRIETLNNKIIVIDVINRKCKGQVKMLDNGGQLHWTYNGCKSLNYAQFQFYPRDVAITSNDMILVSDCTNHAMHILNPAGEIVVCKDLASLGIELPLSLHIDKKVLWIGCNTLRRDKRKKAKINCVKLTLT, encoded by the coding sequence ATGGAACATGAGATAATAAATCTAAAAGATTTTGAAATGGAGGATTTCGTGACTTCCATTCGGAAAGTTGACCTGGAAAACACGGTATGTACAATCCATGGAAAACAAAAGTGCTTTGTCTTTTGTAAAGATTGCAGTCAGCCTGCTTGTTCTAAATGTTTAAAGGAGACACATAAACTGCATGACTATGAAGCCCTTGATGAAGTATATaatgatatcatctgtgaaatgaaAAAAGTTATGAAAGAAATTCAATCCAAACTTCAGGTCTTAAGAAATGAAAaggaaaaattgcaaaaaattcTTTTGGATGGGGATAACAATTTTCAAGAAACAAGGAATATAATTCTGCAAACTGAGATAAAAATGAAAGATGACATTTCAAAACATACCAAAGATCTTTTACAAGAACTTGAAACAAAATGGAAGCCTTcagaaaatttgataaaaaaggaACTTTCTGCTATGAAAAAGAACGAGGAGGAGTTGGAAACCAGGAAGAGGAATCTTAGCCGAACACTGCAGTCTCATCAGGTGGCAGACATTTTCTCTACAAATAAAACCTTAGATAAGTCATTGCCAAAATGTTCAGTTCAGAAATTCAAACTGAATAAGACAAAGTTCATTCCAACTAATACGACAGTGAATAAAGGAAGTCAGACGATTGGTAACCTTTATACAGTCCCAGACTTGAAAGTCATAGACACTTATGAAAGTGATGTTGACAATGTAACAAATATTCTATTCTGTAATGATAATACTGCATTCATAGGACAGTATTACAGTGGAAAAGTACAGAAAGTTAAATTCCTGAATCATAATATAGAAGTAGAGAAAGAAATTCAGATAACAGTTAATGATATGGCAAAGACACTAGGGGGAGAAATACTTTTATCCTGTCAAGATATGAACCTAAAACTTTATACCAAGGAtggacatttaaagaaatttaagacTTTTTCTCCTTTAAAAACTTTATGTGTTCATATGACTAAAGAAAATAAGATAATAGTAGGGTTGTCAGAATCTGACCCTGTTAGCTTACCGGCATCAAAAGACAGTACTAGAAAACTTTTGATTATGAACCAAGATGGTGACTTACAACATTCTATTGAACACGATAAAGACAATGAGAGACTCTTAAACTATCCTTGTAGAATTGAAACTTTAAATAATAAGATAATAGTTATAGATGTTATAAACAGAAAATGCAAGGGTCAAGTAAAAATGTTAGATAATGGGGGACAATTGCATTGGACCTACAATGGTTGTAAAAGTCTCAATTATGCCCAGTTCCAATTTTATCCTAGAGATGTGGCAATAACATCTAATGATATGATCTTAGTTTCCGATTGTACAAATCATGCTATGCATATATTAAATCCTGCTGGGGAAATAGTTGTGTGTAAGGATTTAGCAAGCTTAGGAATAGAATTACCTCTAAGTCTTCACATTGACAAAAAAGTTTTATGGATTGGATGTAATACATTGAGAAGAGACAAGAGAAAGAAAGCTAAGATAAACTGTGTAAAACTAACATTAACTTAG